A stretch of the Gracilinanus agilis isolate LMUSP501 chromosome 4, AgileGrace, whole genome shotgun sequence genome encodes the following:
- the LOC123246340 gene encoding olfactory receptor 10-like → MRRPNDTIPHPAGFILVGFSEWPRLEMVLFVAISIFYIMTLLGNTAIIILSYLDPRLHTPMYFFLANLSFLDLCYTTSTVPQMLVNIQSKERSITFVGCVAQLLIFLGLGSTECVLLSIMAFDRYVAICQPLRYTVIMHSRLCHQLAIVAWVTGFSNSLIQTVLTLQLPRCGHYRLENFFCEVPAMLLLSCADTWVNEVEMYAAVVVIKVIPVGLILFSYANIAWAVLKIQSSEGRKKAFNTCGSHLLVVIMFYGSAISGYAYMAPKSKSAKLKGKLLALFYGLITPMLNPLIYTLRNKDVKAATKRLLGREQEHGWSMT, encoded by the coding sequence ATGAGAAGACCTAATGACACCATCCCTCACCCTGCAGGATTCATTCTAGTGGGTTTTTCTGAATGGCCTAGGCTAGAGATGGTCCTCTTTGTGGCCATCTCTATCTTCTACATAATGACTCTTCTTGGGAACACAGCTATCATAATCCTCTCCTACCTTGATCCACGACTCCACACCCCTATGTACTTCTTTCTGGCCAATCTCTCCTTCTTAGACCTCTGCTACACTACTAGCACTGTCCCACAGATGCTGGTGAACATCCAGAGCAAAGAAAGGAGCATAACCTTTGTTGGATGTGTTGCTcagcttttaatttttcttggtcTGGGTTCTACTGAATGTGTACTCCTTTCAATCATGGCCTTTGACCGCTATGTTGCCATCTGCCAGCCACTGCGCTACACTGTTATTATGCATTCACGGTTATGTCATCAGCTTGCAATAGTAGCCTGGGTTACAGGCTTCAGCAATTCCCTCATACAGACAGTGTTGACTCTTCAGCTTCCCCGCTGCGGGCATTATCGATTAGAGAATTTTTTCTGTGAGGTACCTGCTATGCTTTTATTGTCCTGTGCAGACACTTGGGTCAATGAGGTAGAAATGTATGCAGCTGTGGTAGTCATAAAAGTCATCCCAGTAGGGCTGATCCTCTTTTCTTATGCTAACATTGCCTGGGCAGTGTTGAAGATTCAATCCTCTGAGGGTCGGAAGAAAGCATTCAATACCTGTGGGTCTCATTTGCTGGTGGTTATTATGTTCTATGGTTCAGCCATCAGTGGCTATGCCTACATGGCCCCCAAAAGTAAATCAGCTAAGCTGAAAGGGAAACTTCTTGCCCTCTTTTATGGACTCATAACCCCCATGCTCAACCCACTCATTTATACTCTGAGAAACAAGGATGTGAAAGCTGCAACAAAGAGGTTACtggggagagagcaagaacatgggTGGAGTATGACTTAA